The Gemmatimonadota bacterium genomic sequence ATGTAGGCCCGTTCCGTTTCGCCGTAGATCGGCCGGCCCTTGTCCTTGATCGCCCGGACGGACGCGTCGGTGTTTATGGCCACGATAAGCAGATCGCCGAACGATCGCGCGGTCTGCAGGAGATGGACATGGCCCGGATGGAGCAGGTCGAAGCAACCGTTCGTGAATACGACGGTCGCGCCTCTCCGGCGCGCGCGCTCCACGACCGCTGCAAGTTCATCGCGTTCGAGGAGTTTACCGCGGGATTGCTGATCGTGCATAACCGGTCACAGCGTACGATTTGGCGATAAGAGCGAGTTGTCCTTGATGTA encodes the following:
- the rfaE2 gene encoding D-glycero-beta-D-manno-heptose 1-phosphate adenylyltransferase; protein product: MHDQQSRGKLLERDELAAVVERARRRGATVVFTNGCFDLLHPGHVHLLQTARSFGDLLIVAINTDASVRAIKDKGRPIYGETERAYMLGALACVDHVVLFSEPTPIPLLNLLKPDVLVKGGHYGHEEVVGWDVVEAYGGRVERVPVLDGMSTTDTIERITGKGT